From Gossypium raimondii isolate GPD5lz chromosome 11, ASM2569854v1, whole genome shotgun sequence:
TGTATACTGTGTGATAACGAAGACATTTATTATGGTAACTCCATTGAATAAATGAGTAAGTTGTGAGAGAAATTCATACAACTTAAAATAGAGCGTGTAGGTATGATCttcttcttttgaaaatttaaaaaagaattaaaatttaataaccgAATGAATATAATGATTTGGTggaagaataaaatttaaattattatattacgTGTGGAAGATGATATATTACCCTAATTTGCTTAATACTTTTTAGTATACCGTGGGTTCGTTTATTTACATGTAAAATgctttacggaaaatattttttgtattttccgTATCTGCTTTACGTAAAACAAATTTGGTCAATGTAAAATAACTTACAAGTCAATCGTAAAATAAGTTCTTTTTCTCAGAAATGACTTACCCTTTGAAAAGCGTAAGTCATTTTTCGAAAAGAGCTCATCtatagataatttaattttacacaaaattaacttaaatcaagcttaatattattatattgataataaattttattttattttaaatttaaaattattaaaatattatatttttaatattattaaacatacatatttaattatttatatttagtcatataataatttattaatataataaatataatttattattttaataaattatttaatatttcaattttattttaataataaaattttaaaataataaatttaaataatattattcacatattatttaaaatattcaacattaatattttaataataaatatttatttcaattataaatatattaatataaatgttttgtagcataaaaattaaatatgtcataagtctacGACACCTCATgatttgtaatttagtctttgtacttttattttcaagaatttagtccctttacttttcaaatttgaaaatcaagtccaattgttaacgttttaaatttttttgtcaattttgttagtgtcacatttttaaataaaaatattcactcggtagtcatgtaattaaaaataacgttgtaatgaacttgaatttaacatgatatttttaatatatgcaaaaacaatgtaaaatataaaattatagataaaaataaattcaatgaaaaataagaaaatctcaaatgtatgtttgtttcattgaaaacaattttatgaaatatttttgagaaatctaCCAAAcaacgaaaaatattttacacagattaatccaaacactagaaaatattaacttttccatatattatttttcggaagtcattttcaacaaaacaaaCGGAGACTATATTTGTATAACTTTAGAGTGTTGAAGCCAGCTGCCTAACAAATATTTCAACCCTCCAACATAAACATATACCCAATTTTGCCTACACTTTTTTTAGCATAATCATTGATATCTTAGTCTTCTAAATCAAATATTTCAGTGTCAAGGCATTTGCATTACCATTGAtattttagcataaaaaaattagagaaatggTGTAAcacatgataaaatatttttgtaatgacatacaaaaataattcccatttaacatttttagctactaaaattcaaataaaaggaaattataACAGAGCAAGACTTGGAAACCTTATTAGTATTACAGTGCCATAATATATGTGAGGATTTATTATCTAAGGATGTATTATGTTTTCTTTGCAGGAATTGGATTCAAGAGTGTCTTTCTGATCAGTGCACAGCCCTACGTATTCAGCAATGGCTATCAGATACGGTTCAATGAGGCCCCTTGCCCTCACTGTGGTCTTGGCTACATTGTTCCTGAGTGGATTGATGACCTGACACTTGACGACATTAGAAAGGTTTATGGATCTGCGCTTCCAACCACGGTCATTGTGCTTCCCCTGAAGCCTGACAAGGTCAAGCCAGTGAAACAGCAGCTGTCAATCATCGAACCCGAAGTTTTATTATTCCTTTCGAAGATCAAGCGTCTTTCTGTCAGGGAAGACAATGAGGATCCGAGGCTCAATACTGTGAGTGGGATAGCTATTACAAGTGAGACtaattttgtgacaaggaaGAACGTCGATGCTGAGTCCTATACTCTCTGTCTTTCCGCTGAGGAAAAGGATGGCAAGTTCGGAAAAGAGTGCAGCTATCATATATGGAAGCAGATGTTTCCTGTTAGGCTGGAAAACAAAGTGGAAAGGAGAATGGATGTGGACGAGTTGGTGATCACGTTGGCTTTTCCGAACGATGAGCGTCTGCATAGGGGGATGAACTTACCTGGGGTCTACGCATTTCTTCCAACGGAGATGGTGACCAATTTCCCCTTCATTATTCAAGCAGATTTTGTTTTATCATCATCAAGGGAAACAATACTCTTAGACAACAAATGGAACCAAGGGATTCTTGATTGCGTTCCCACTGCTTTTGTCAATGCTTTCATCTCACTGGTGAAAATGACAAATGAGGCCCCGGTTTCTAGTTTACGTTGGATGTTCAATTTCTTGCCTGTCAACCGTTCCTCATACCAGAAATTTAATGCCATTAGGGAAACAATAAGATTGAAACTGGGGGATGAAAATATACTACCAAGTGATGAGTCTTGCACGGGCCAGAAGTTTTTCCATAAACCTGGTGAAGTTGGTAGAATTATGCCTGCTTTCTGGGATATTGTGGAGAAGGCAAGAAAGGAGGGGGTAGGCTTGCATAATCTGTCATCACATGGAACATATATCTTGCATCCCTCTTTTGATGTGGCTGAGTATGATAATATTCTGAATTTTTTGGGAGTTGGACCGGTCGACAACAGATGGTATGCAAAGTGCATCCAAGGTTCTAATCTTGTATTGGGAGTTTCGGAGAGCCTTTATCTTGAGCTTCTTATCTTCCTTGCAGAGAACTGGAAGAACATATTCTATGGTACCAGCATTATAAACGTACCACTTCTTAAATATGTTGATCTTTCTGGATGTGTGTCCTTGTGCAGTATCAGTGAATCCATGCAACATACTCTAGGGACAATATGCCGATCTCATCAATTTGATCACTTGTCATGGATGATTGGTTGGAATAGGGAGTTTGGTGGTGCTACAAACTGTCTTTTTCTTCCTGAACGCACACAGGATGCCATCCGTACAAGCTTCAAGAAAGAAACAATTTCAGGATGGCTTCAAAACCTGGTCAAGGTTGTTTCAGTAAGTGTGTATGAATATGCAGCTGCCCTTATTGACAGTCTTGGTAGTAAGCCGAAGCTTGTTATTGCCTATGCTCACTTCTTATATCATTCATACCTGAAGTTATTTGTAACATCAGCAGAAGTTGGTAATTTGTGTGGCATCATGCCTCTGGTTGATAATTATGGTAATGTCAATGTGACCAAGAAGTGGAAGATTCTTGTTCCAGCTAATGGAAGCAAATGGAACAGTTTAGTTGGTTCTAATCCACTGAAAGCTGAAGGCTATATTGAGTTAGGGGAAGATTACTTGCATCAGAGGACTTTTGCTGGTCAATTCACTCCTGGAAAGCAGCTTTTGAAGTTTCTAATATCACATGTTGGTATTTCAGATATCCCATCTCTCTCTCCTCCTTATGCTGCGCTTCCTGCTGTCTCTTCACCCCTCACAAAGGATAACACTTTCTTGCTTTTGGATTGGATTCAGCACTTGAAAAGTAGAAGAACGCCAATTCCAGAAAGGTTTCTGACTAGCATAAAAAGTGGACACTGGCTGAAAGTCACCATAAATGGCTCTTCTGGCTACAAACCACCAGCacaatcattctttcattcatctTCGTGGGGAGATATTTTGCAGAATGGGTCAGTGTTTGTTGATATTCCACTAATTGATCAGACATATTATGGAGACAGAATAAATGATTATAGGGAGGAGCTGAAAATTATCGGAGTAATGTTTGAGTATGGCGAAGCATGTCAATTTATCGGGGACCATCTCATGCGATTGGCATCTTCATCAACGCTAAGTAAAGATCGTGTGCTTTCCATTCTTGGTTTCATCAGATATCTGAGGGAAAAATGCCTCCCTCCTGATGAATTTATCCGCAGTATCAAAGAAGAAAGGTGGCTAAAGACTTCCTATGGTTTCAAATCACCTGTGGGAGCTGTTTTGTTCGACGAGGAATGGAGAACAGCCATACAAATATGTAATGTCCCCCTCATTGATCAAGCATTCTACGGTGATCAAATCCTTGGCTACAAAGACGAACTCAGCCTGCTTGGCGTTATAGTTGGCTTCAGTAGATGCTATCAGCTTGTCATTAATCACTTGAAAAATTCTTCGTACTTGACCTCTATGAGTGCTGATGCTTTTCTTTTATTGCTGGAATGTATGCGTTATGCAGGATCGCCTGAGAGGCTTGTTACTACACTTAGAGATGCAAAGTGTTTGAAGACGAATCTTGGTTTCAAACCTCCATCTGAATGCTTTCTATTTGATCAAGAGTGGGGCTGTCTTCTACAAGTTTTCACTTGTTTCCCAATAATCGATCAAGCTTACTACGGAAGTATCATCTCTAGCTACAAAAATGAGTTGAAGAGATTGGGTGCTGTTGTGGATTTCGATGTAGCAGTCAAATCCTTTATCAGCCGTTTCAAGCAACGGGCATCGTCATCATCTCTTACAAAAGATGACGTTTTGTCATTCCTCTCATGCTGTAGACAACTAAAGGGAACGTCCTATAAGTTTCCCTCTGACTTAAAGAAATGCATACTTGAAGCAAAATGGTTGCGGACTCGGCTTGGTGATTTCAGGTCTCCGAGAGACTGCATACTCTTTAGTCCGGAATGGGAGTCCATCTCTTCAATTACCCTCCTTCCTTTTCTTGATGATAGTGATAGCTTCTATGGAAAGGATCTTCACAAGTACAGACATGAGTTGAAGACTATAGGAGTAGTCATTGAATTCAAAAGTGGTGTGAAGTTTGTGCCTGCTTGTCTCTATTTCCCTCGAAGTACTGACAGTATAACTCCCAGAATTGCACTTTCATTTCTCAATTGCTTGAGAATTTTGTTGGAAGACAAGAGCTACACCTTCTCTGAATCATTTCTTAAAAAAGTTTCAGAAAAATGGTTGAAAACCTCTGTTGGTTATATGAGTCCAGGTGATTGCTTACTGTTTGATAAGAATTCAGACTTGAAACCAACTGATGGACCATTCATCGATGAAGGATTTTATGGTTCCGAGATTAGAACATACAGAAAAGAGCTATCTTCTATAGGTGTTATTGTTGATGTTGAGAAGGGAAGCACCCACATAGCCAATCACCTTGATCTGCATTCAGATTTTGCCACAATCATTCGAATATATAAATTCTTGGCAGAAGTAGAATGGAAGCCTGAGTGTGAAGCTAAACGGTTAATCTGGATCCCAGagggaaatgaaaatggaagaTGGGTAAAACCTGATGGATGTGTTCTGCATGATAAAGATGGACTCTTTGGTTTGCAGTTGAATGTTTTGGAGAAGCACTATAAGAACAAAGTACCACTGCAGCTCTTCTTTGGTGCAGCATTTGGTGTCAAATCGTATCCTTCACTAGATGATTACTGTAAACTCTGGAAAGGTTGGGAAACTTCAGGACACCGATTGTCGCATGATGAGTGTTGTGCATTCTGGAGGTTTGTTTTGCAGCACAAGAGTTCAGAGGAAGAGCAAATTCTTTCTGAAAGTTTGGTGAAGGTCCCTGTGGATTTAGGTTCAGAGGGGATTATGTTATTAGACAAGCATGATGTGTTCATAGCTGATGATCTTCAGCTTAAGGAGCTTTTACTCCAATCTACATCTCATCCTCTATTTGTCTGGTATCCTCAGCCAAGTTTACCTGTTTTGCCTCGGACTATGTTGTTCGAGTTATATTTGAAAATCGGGGTTCGGATGATCTCTCACTCTGTACAGAAGAAAGACTTATCCTTTACAAATGGCCTGGAACTTAAGCAGATCAATCCTAGAGATGCCATGCTTGGGAAAGAGCTGCTCCGACTTATTCTTGGATTTTTAGCATGTTCATTAAAAATGGAAGCTGAGAAAAGGCATGAATCTGTTCAGTCCCTCCGCAATCTCACTGTCCTTGAGACTTCGGAACCGATTGCTGTTGTATATAgtttgttattatctttagGTGAAACCCAAGAAGTTCAAGCTAGTCGAATGGTACGCTGGGACAAAGAGAGCTCAAAGTTTTTCATTCAGAAGTTGGATGAGTCTGCTGGGCAAAAGGATCGGCTTGAATATGCTACTTATTTCTCAGAAGCAGTTGCTGAAGGACTACTGTGGGAGAAGGAAGATCAGGTCAGTTCTCTCTCCGAACTAGTCAAGCTGGCCTTCATTCTGAAATTCGATGAAGATGCTGTCAGTTTCCTGATGAAATCCAAGAATCTGCAAGTGTTTGTGGAGGATGAAGATTTCCTATCTGCTGCATTTCCTAATGAATAAGTGTTTAAGGTATAAGGTATAGTATGAAACATAGTAAGGTGTTCAGTTGTGTGTATTAAAACGTAGCTTATGAAACATATGCTGGTGTGTgaactttaatattttgatgCATCTGTAAGAACTGGTTTGGATgaatatatacatgcatttatATGTATGAATGGTTTCTTATGATCGGTTTTTTTGATGTATCTTTAAAAACTTGTGATATTTAACCTAAGGAATTCGTTTGTTTGTTGATGTGCCAGAATTCGATATATCTCTTTATGTCTTGCAGTATGGTCTCTATGATCTGCTTGCTAGGGATGGTTTATGTTTGAGCAATCACCATTTGTGTGACTGTGTCCAATATGCTAgccatttaaaatattattatttctttagagaaaaatgattcacattttattcctaAAAGTGAGATTTACATGCCAGGTTTACATGAAAAGGATAGATAGACCTTAGTGCCTTACGCTTATCATCTTCTTGTTCTTTGAaggaactttttctttttatctttcttaTCTTCAGCATTGTCGTCATCCAGGTTATCCTGCGTTGTGGCTGACCCAATTGAAAAGTTTTCTACTTTAGGATATGTGTGTGTGAGGCAATTCAACTTGAATATCAATTTCAAtcgtaatttaaaaaaaaatcaaatttatttaaaagtaatattcataattatatttaaatatatatatcaaacacTGATAGCTCAATCAATATGAATATGCTAAATACTTTTCTTTAGAAAAAATTCTGAGAAAAATTCTAGGCTAATCTACAAAACTATTCCCTTAGCATATCAGTTTCTACAGAATTTCATAGAACAAATACATCTCTTTCCAGACAGGGACAAGTTGTGTATATAACGTCAATATTCCTATAATTAACTTGAATCCAACTTTtcacaaaaacacaaataaaaaataatagtatgaaaaGAGGTTCCAGTAAGAAAAGGCTTGTTCGAAACTAGAAGGATAATATACGTTTTATTTTGGATAACTGAATCAACAAATTGAGATCAATTTCagcatcaaataaattaaatttataggtattatatttaatttcataatccaATGTTTCTCTCttgtaaatttgatttttattttttcattaacttaatttttttaaatatttactaaaaGTTAAACTTTTATACATAATAGTTTGTACGACAATTCATTTATACTTTATGTTTGTTTTGAGAATaacttttattgttatttatttttatatttttatattatttgttgatGTGGAATATAAGACAAATAATTTCATGTCGAATAAAGTATTGATACGCCAACATTGTTAAAAGAttagtgtttaatttaattagcattttcgttaaaaaagtaatttgactcttttcaaatgtttaatggaaaattttagttaaaaagcTATAaacattaaggactaaatttattattataccctATAACATACCAAACATCTTTAAAAGGAGCTAATGTGACTTACACAATTAAATGGTCAGTAATCACACATTACGATAGGCAGCAATGGGTTCAAGGGGGGCACGGGGGGCGTCGccccttaaaatttttagatttttgaattttatatataaattatcatgtattttaaatttagtgtCCACATTATATAACATTCACCCACTTGGCCAAAatgtatttcatataatttgcCTGCTTAAGTCGTAAggttatactttatattaacaaagtatttttcaatttttaattatataactttatattccaaaattaattgatttggcCCATACTCATACATATTAGGTTAGTggcttttttatattttgatttgtatgtcTTACTAAGGTGTAACAGCCCGGTTTTATCTAAATCGGAGAAGTGGTTtcaaaaccacaaatctgaggctgtaaaatttttttcaatattttttttttttggtatttacagtatgttacttgatatgtgtaaaaatttcgtgatttaattttaccgattggttagttaatttgataaaaggattaaatcgcatgAAATGCAATAGTAGCTTTCTAATTGTTAAAGTACTTATTTGCTAtggtttcttgattttaaaGTCCTTAGAATGAAATTAGGCCATTGAATATATGAGTGGACAGTATTGGGCATGCATTATAtggttttcaaattaaattataaaggttaatatggtaaatggttaataaaataaaacataaagtaAAAACACAGggatattcattttttttgggCCGAAActcaaggaaaaagaaagacttCAACTTTTATTTGTCTATTTTACTTCCTTGTCTCTTTCAAATGAAGCTAGAGAGGAGAGGCTGGCTGCATGTAGTGGAAAACCATGAAATTtgtttgcttagaaattaaaattttcaagtagaAAGGTAACTCTTCTAAACTCTCCCTTGCCAATAGCTTTTCGTTGACAA
This genomic window contains:
- the LOC105802123 gene encoding uncharacterized protein LOC105802123; translation: MASPKEHIDAIRKTKYSIGGEPNPLTEDLHQAVRNLSAELYTKDVHFLMELIQNAQDNEYLEGVDPSLEFVITSRDITATGASATLLMFNNEKGFSSKNIDSICSVGRSTKKGNRRRGYIGEKGIGFKSVFLISAQPYVFSNGYQIRFNEAPCPHCGLGYIVPEWIDDLTLDDIRKVYGSALPTTVIVLPLKPDKVKPVKQQLSIIEPEVLLFLSKIKRLSVREDNEDPRLNTVSGIAITSETNFVTRKNVDAESYTLCLSAEEKDGKFGKECSYHIWKQMFPVRLENKVERRMDVDELVITLAFPNDERLHRGMNLPGVYAFLPTEMVTNFPFIIQADFVLSSSRETILLDNKWNQGILDCVPTAFVNAFISLVKMTNEAPVSSLRWMFNFLPVNRSSYQKFNAIRETIRLKLGDENILPSDESCTGQKFFHKPGEVGRIMPAFWDIVEKARKEGVGLHNLSSHGTYILHPSFDVAEYDNILNFLGVGPVDNRWYAKCIQGSNLVLGVSESLYLELLIFLAENWKNIFYGTSIINVPLLKYVDLSGCVSLCSISESMQHTLGTICRSHQFDHLSWMIGWNREFGGATNCLFLPERTQDAIRTSFKKETISGWLQNLVKVVSVSVYEYAAALIDSLGSKPKLVIAYAHFLYHSYLKLFVTSAEVGNLCGIMPLVDNYGNVNVTKKWKILVPANGSKWNSLVGSNPLKAEGYIELGEDYLHQRTFAGQFTPGKQLLKFLISHVGISDIPSLSPPYAALPAVSSPLTKDNTFLLLDWIQHLKSRRTPIPERFLTSIKSGHWLKVTINGSSGYKPPAQSFFHSSSWGDILQNGSVFVDIPLIDQTYYGDRINDYREELKIIGVMFEYGEACQFIGDHLMRLASSSTLSKDRVLSILGFIRYLREKCLPPDEFIRSIKEERWLKTSYGFKSPVGAVLFDEEWRTAIQICNVPLIDQAFYGDQILGYKDELSLLGVIVGFSRCYQLVINHLKNSSYLTSMSADAFLLLLECMRYAGSPERLVTTLRDAKCLKTNLGFKPPSECFLFDQEWGCLLQVFTCFPIIDQAYYGSIISSYKNELKRLGAVVDFDVAVKSFISRFKQRASSSSLTKDDVLSFLSCCRQLKGTSYKFPSDLKKCILEAKWLRTRLGDFRSPRDCILFSPEWESISSITLLPFLDDSDSFYGKDLHKYRHELKTIGVVIEFKSGVKFVPACLYFPRSTDSITPRIALSFLNCLRILLEDKSYTFSESFLKKVSEKWLKTSVGYMSPGDCLLFDKNSDLKPTDGPFIDEGFYGSEIRTYRKELSSIGVIVDVEKGSTHIANHLDLHSDFATIIRIYKFLAEVEWKPECEAKRLIWIPEGNENGRWVKPDGCVLHDKDGLFGLQLNVLEKHYKNKVPLQLFFGAAFGVKSYPSLDDYCKLWKGWETSGHRLSHDECCAFWRFVLQHKSSEEEQILSESLVKVPVDLGSEGIMLLDKHDVFIADDLQLKELLLQSTSHPLFVWYPQPSLPVLPRTMLFELYLKIGVRMISHSVQKKDLSFTNGLELKQINPRDAMLGKELLRLILGFLACSLKMEAEKRHESVQSLRNLTVLETSEPIAVVYSLLLSLGETQEVQASRMVRWDKESSKFFIQKLDESAGQKDRLEYATYFSEAVAEGLLWEKEDQVSSLSELVKLAFILKFDEDAVSFLMKSKNLQVFVEDEDFLSAAFPNE